One genomic window of Gossypium hirsutum isolate 1008001.06 chromosome D11, Gossypium_hirsutum_v2.1, whole genome shotgun sequence includes the following:
- the LOC107947221 gene encoding rhamnogalacturonate lyase B isoform X2, translating to MEKVAHRSHLGQLVLWLLMIVELSLFYSACSAEIPVRKILNLGDCNPHVRLQISHHNVVIDNGLIEVTIENPSGHVTGIKYMGMDNVLECGNPNSNRGMETKHVKVVAHTDELVEISFTKNWDFRTDHGKTVPLNIDKRFIVRRGVPGVYMYGIFERQEDFPDAQIYQLRIVFKLKEDKFRFMAISDTRQGVMPRGEDRDNTRSQTLAFKEAVLMTNPSNPQFRGEVDDKYQYSCENKDNKLHGWISDDDAVGFWIITPSNEFRTGGPHKQDLTSHVGPIALSMFVSTHYTGIDIDVTYKKGEAWRKAFGPVLIYLNSASSDDDCRKKLWNDAKRQLSEEIESWPYNFTRSEDLPHAGDRGEVCGQLLVRDRCVDEELMQAQSAFVGLAVPGNVGSWQTEGKGYQFWTETDNTGRFNIKNVRRGEYNLYAWVHGFIGDYKLDLSITIQPGNKVNLGTLIYDPPRNGPTLWEIGIPDRTVAEFFIPEPDPTFVNPLCLDAADKFRQYGLWDRYSDIYRHGDVVYTVGVSNYSRDWFFAHVLRNTGNITDLSTTTWQIKYNLQDVNEKGNYTLQLALAAASYAELQIRFNNPDAIQPCFTTTRIGYDNAVARHGIHGLYRLYSINIPGNRFIRGNNTIFLTQTRSHALFDAVMYDYIRLEAPAV from the exons ATGGAGAAGGTGGCACACAGGAGCCATTTGGGACAGCTTGTTCTATGGCTACTAATGATAGTTGAATTGTCACTCTTTTACTCTGCATGTTCTGCTGAAATCCCAGTCAG AAAAATCCTGAACCTTGGAGATTGTAACCCTCATGTCCGGTTGCAAATAAGTCATCACAAC gTGGTTATTGATAATGGACTTATTGAAGTCACTATTGAGAACCCATCTGGTCATGTGACAGGAATAAAATATATGGGGATGGATAATGTGCTTGAATGTGGAAACCCAAACTCTAATAGAGG AATGGAAACAAAACATGTGAAGGTCGTAGCACATACTGATGAGCTAGTGGAGATTTCCTTTACCAAAAATTGGGATTTCAGAACAGACCATGGCAAGACAGTTCCCTTAAACATTGACAAAAG GTTCATAGTCCGACGAGGCGTTCCAGGGGTATACATGTATGGTATTTTCGAGCGCCAGGAGGATTTTCCGGATGCACAGATATATCAATTAAGAATTGTTTTCAAGCTCAAGGAAGACAA GTTTAGGTTCATGGCGATATCGGACACCAGACAAGGGGTTATGCCTAGGGGAGAAGATCGAGATAATACTCGCAGTCAGACTCTTGCCTTCAAGGAAGCTGTTCTAATGACCAATCCATCCAATCCACAATTTAGAGGAGAg GTTGATGACAAGTACCAATATTCATGTGAAAACAAAGATAACAAGCTTCACGGGTGGATATCCGATGATGATGCGGTGGGTTTCTGGATAATCACCCCTAGCAATGAATTCCGAACTGGTGGCCCACACAAGCAGGACCTCACTTCTCATGTTGGTCCCATAGCTCTCTCT ATGTTTGTTAGTACACATTATACCGGGATCGACATAGATGTAACATACAAGAAAGGAGAGGCTTGGAGAAAAGCTTTTGGTCCAGTTCTTATCTATCTTAATTCTGCTTCTTCGGATGATGATTGCCGCAAAAAACTCTGGAATGACGCTAAAAGACAG TTGAGTGAAGAAATCGAAAGCTGGCCATACAATTTCACCCGATCAGAAGATCTTCCTCACGCTGGAGATCGAGGAGAAGTTTGCGGTCAATTACTAGTACGAGACAG ATGCGTGGATGAGGAATTAATGCAGGCGCAATCCGCCTTTGTGGGGTTGGCAGTGCCTGGAAATGTAGGATCATGGCAAACGGAAGGAAAG GGCTATCAATTTTGGACCGAAACAGACAACACTGGCCGTTTCAATATTAAAAATGTCCGGCGAGGGGAGTATAATTTGTACGCATGGGTCCATGGTTTCATTGGAGACTACAAATTGGATCTCAGCATCACCATTCAACCTG GAAACAAGGTCAACTTGGGTACCCTCATATATGATCCTCCAAGAAACGGCCCTACATTGTGGGAAATCGGGATTCCTGACCGGACGGTTGCTGAGTTCTTCATACCGGAACCCGACCCAACATTTGTTAACCCATTGTGCCTCGATGCCGCCGACAA ATTCAGACAATACGGATTGTGGGATCGCTACTCAGATATTTATCGTCATGGTGATGTCGTCTACACTGTGGGTGTCAGCAATTATTCTCGGGATTGGTTCTTTGCTCATGTTCTCAG AAATACAGGGAATATTACCGACTTGTCAACAACCACATGGCAGATTAAATACAATCTCCAAGATGTTAACGAGAAAGGAAACTACACTCTCCAACTAGCCTTGGCAGCAGCTTCGTATGCTGAATTACAG ATTCGGTTCAACAATCCAGATGCTATTCAACCTTGTTTTACGACGACAAGAATTGGTTACGATAATGCCGTAGCAAGGCATGGAATCCACGGCTTGTACAGATTGTATAGTATTAATATACCTGGTAATAGATTTATAAGAGGGAACAACACGATCTTTCTAACTCAGACAAGAAGCCATGCCTTATTCGACGCAGTTATGTACGACTATATTCGATTAGAAGCTCCTGCAGTTTAA
- the LOC107947221 gene encoding rhamnogalacturonate lyase B isoform X1, translating to MEKVAHRSHLGQLVLWLLMIVELSLFYSACSAEIPVRKILNLGDCNPHVRLQISHHNVVIDNGLIEVTIENPSGHVTGIKYMGMDNVLECGNPNSNRGYWDFVWDNSTFDKMETKHVKVVAHTDELVEISFTKNWDFRTDHGKTVPLNIDKRFIVRRGVPGVYMYGIFERQEDFPDAQIYQLRIVFKLKEDKFRFMAISDTRQGVMPRGEDRDNTRSQTLAFKEAVLMTNPSNPQFRGEVDDKYQYSCENKDNKLHGWISDDDAVGFWIITPSNEFRTGGPHKQDLTSHVGPIALSMFVSTHYTGIDIDVTYKKGEAWRKAFGPVLIYLNSASSDDDCRKKLWNDAKRQLSEEIESWPYNFTRSEDLPHAGDRGEVCGQLLVRDRCVDEELMQAQSAFVGLAVPGNVGSWQTEGKGYQFWTETDNTGRFNIKNVRRGEYNLYAWVHGFIGDYKLDLSITIQPGNKVNLGTLIYDPPRNGPTLWEIGIPDRTVAEFFIPEPDPTFVNPLCLDAADKFRQYGLWDRYSDIYRHGDVVYTVGVSNYSRDWFFAHVLRNTGNITDLSTTTWQIKYNLQDVNEKGNYTLQLALAAASYAELQIRFNNPDAIQPCFTTTRIGYDNAVARHGIHGLYRLYSINIPGNRFIRGNNTIFLTQTRSHALFDAVMYDYIRLEAPAV from the exons ATGGAGAAGGTGGCACACAGGAGCCATTTGGGACAGCTTGTTCTATGGCTACTAATGATAGTTGAATTGTCACTCTTTTACTCTGCATGTTCTGCTGAAATCCCAGTCAG AAAAATCCTGAACCTTGGAGATTGTAACCCTCATGTCCGGTTGCAAATAAGTCATCACAAC gTGGTTATTGATAATGGACTTATTGAAGTCACTATTGAGAACCCATCTGGTCATGTGACAGGAATAAAATATATGGGGATGGATAATGTGCTTGAATGTGGAAACCCAAACTCTAATAGAGG GTACTGGGACTTTGTCTGGGATAACAGTACCTTTGACAA AATGGAAACAAAACATGTGAAGGTCGTAGCACATACTGATGAGCTAGTGGAGATTTCCTTTACCAAAAATTGGGATTTCAGAACAGACCATGGCAAGACAGTTCCCTTAAACATTGACAAAAG GTTCATAGTCCGACGAGGCGTTCCAGGGGTATACATGTATGGTATTTTCGAGCGCCAGGAGGATTTTCCGGATGCACAGATATATCAATTAAGAATTGTTTTCAAGCTCAAGGAAGACAA GTTTAGGTTCATGGCGATATCGGACACCAGACAAGGGGTTATGCCTAGGGGAGAAGATCGAGATAATACTCGCAGTCAGACTCTTGCCTTCAAGGAAGCTGTTCTAATGACCAATCCATCCAATCCACAATTTAGAGGAGAg GTTGATGACAAGTACCAATATTCATGTGAAAACAAAGATAACAAGCTTCACGGGTGGATATCCGATGATGATGCGGTGGGTTTCTGGATAATCACCCCTAGCAATGAATTCCGAACTGGTGGCCCACACAAGCAGGACCTCACTTCTCATGTTGGTCCCATAGCTCTCTCT ATGTTTGTTAGTACACATTATACCGGGATCGACATAGATGTAACATACAAGAAAGGAGAGGCTTGGAGAAAAGCTTTTGGTCCAGTTCTTATCTATCTTAATTCTGCTTCTTCGGATGATGATTGCCGCAAAAAACTCTGGAATGACGCTAAAAGACAG TTGAGTGAAGAAATCGAAAGCTGGCCATACAATTTCACCCGATCAGAAGATCTTCCTCACGCTGGAGATCGAGGAGAAGTTTGCGGTCAATTACTAGTACGAGACAG ATGCGTGGATGAGGAATTAATGCAGGCGCAATCCGCCTTTGTGGGGTTGGCAGTGCCTGGAAATGTAGGATCATGGCAAACGGAAGGAAAG GGCTATCAATTTTGGACCGAAACAGACAACACTGGCCGTTTCAATATTAAAAATGTCCGGCGAGGGGAGTATAATTTGTACGCATGGGTCCATGGTTTCATTGGAGACTACAAATTGGATCTCAGCATCACCATTCAACCTG GAAACAAGGTCAACTTGGGTACCCTCATATATGATCCTCCAAGAAACGGCCCTACATTGTGGGAAATCGGGATTCCTGACCGGACGGTTGCTGAGTTCTTCATACCGGAACCCGACCCAACATTTGTTAACCCATTGTGCCTCGATGCCGCCGACAA ATTCAGACAATACGGATTGTGGGATCGCTACTCAGATATTTATCGTCATGGTGATGTCGTCTACACTGTGGGTGTCAGCAATTATTCTCGGGATTGGTTCTTTGCTCATGTTCTCAG AAATACAGGGAATATTACCGACTTGTCAACAACCACATGGCAGATTAAATACAATCTCCAAGATGTTAACGAGAAAGGAAACTACACTCTCCAACTAGCCTTGGCAGCAGCTTCGTATGCTGAATTACAG ATTCGGTTCAACAATCCAGATGCTATTCAACCTTGTTTTACGACGACAAGAATTGGTTACGATAATGCCGTAGCAAGGCATGGAATCCACGGCTTGTACAGATTGTATAGTATTAATATACCTGGTAATAGATTTATAAGAGGGAACAACACGATCTTTCTAACTCAGACAAGAAGCCATGCCTTATTCGACGCAGTTATGTACGACTATATTCGATTAGAAGCTCCTGCAGTTTAA